A part of Thermocrinis albus DSM 14484 genomic DNA contains:
- a CDS encoding DEAD/DEAH box helicase produces MRKIKLLTESYFSLSPPEGKAVWVEEPYWEKNISPLLPAYLLDERVPHPLLNPLQTVFFHTYEGGSALVCAPTSAGKSLLALIFMKRQKEGRLVYTAPTRSLVYEKARELRRYYGKDLEVRTGDRVIESIKEVKGRVVVATYESFVSALRNRSDWTEDVVGVVVDEVHQILKRWVVEELMVYALDRGIPLLGLSATVPGAEELASWMKVDLFLQSAWRPVPLHRRIHDLKELLGKDIKINTRDDEKVAHALLQTLYQLKKPGEKVILFVPKKSLGWKFLEICEREKIGVFNETVPFEKEEREPEVAFHNADVPKEERDAIEKAFRDGSLDILVATQTLAYGVNLPADRVVIYVNIFPERGGLWKIFPDLLDILQMEGRAGRLGIREEGFSDLLVYGRRKDILKENLQCALQDSKSWETSIGKDTLSFLVLLGHLYHGKDFVRFLMRFRACKNLNRNTLSEVEEFLYNHGFLSGGKPTPKGFLCVRTGIYPTYLEEFLRRQRLDLDPVIAIRPLLYTKKLDGLLDFVKGGESFEEDFHYVLTQITPCGERCFEDNTHQFFFYVEGLTFKYPNISHPPGEFSYLGTDALWLLRLMLDLQRYGMCDYGEEMILRLVHSVKYGVRPEYSSIAGVKGIGHIRANLLRRFLHREGIPAPPLGEKVEYLLQSIKDRENSLLEILVEERGLDKEKATKEVKKLTELLERNKEGHLFDDKILMLYAFLQEGPRALRMSKRDMLKLVRVYRE; encoded by the coding sequence ATGCGGAAAATAAAACTTCTCACAGAGAGTTACTTCAGCCTATCTCCGCCGGAGGGAAAAGCGGTATGGGTGGAGGAACCCTATTGGGAGAAGAACATCTCTCCCCTTCTTCCCGCTTACCTTCTGGACGAAAGGGTACCGCATCCTCTCCTCAATCCCCTCCAAACGGTGTTTTTCCACACCTACGAAGGAGGCTCCGCTTTAGTATGTGCTCCTACATCTGCCGGCAAGTCCCTCCTGGCTCTTATTTTCATGAAGAGACAGAAGGAAGGTCGGCTCGTTTACACCGCTCCTACAAGGTCTCTCGTTTACGAAAAAGCCAGAGAACTTCGTAGGTATTATGGGAAAGATCTGGAAGTAAGGACAGGAGACAGAGTAATAGAGAGTATAAAGGAGGTGAAGGGTAGGGTGGTGGTGGCTACCTACGAAAGCTTTGTGTCTGCTCTGCGCAACAGGTCAGACTGGACGGAGGACGTGGTGGGTGTAGTGGTGGACGAAGTTCACCAGATTCTCAAAAGGTGGGTGGTGGAAGAACTCATGGTGTACGCTTTGGACAGAGGTATACCTCTCCTGGGGCTTTCTGCTACCGTACCCGGCGCGGAAGAACTCGCCAGCTGGATGAAGGTAGATCTCTTTTTACAAAGTGCATGGAGACCTGTACCCCTTCATAGAAGAATACACGATCTAAAAGAACTGTTAGGCAAAGATATAAAGATAAATACTCGTGATGACGAAAAGGTAGCACACGCACTTCTCCAAACCCTTTACCAACTTAAAAAACCCGGTGAGAAGGTTATTCTCTTCGTACCTAAAAAATCTCTCGGCTGGAAATTTCTGGAGATTTGCGAGAGAGAAAAGATAGGAGTTTTCAACGAAACAGTGCCCTTTGAGAAGGAGGAAAGAGAGCCTGAGGTGGCCTTTCACAACGCCGATGTTCCTAAGGAGGAGAGAGATGCTATAGAGAAAGCTTTTCGGGACGGTTCTTTGGATATCCTGGTGGCCACTCAAACCTTGGCATACGGTGTTAATCTTCCTGCCGACAGGGTGGTGATTTACGTGAACATCTTTCCCGAAAGAGGAGGGTTATGGAAGATATTCCCAGATCTTTTAGACATACTCCAGATGGAAGGAAGAGCCGGGAGGCTTGGTATCAGAGAGGAGGGGTTTAGCGATCTTTTAGTTTATGGAAGAAGGAAGGATATACTGAAGGAAAATCTACAGTGCGCCCTCCAGGACAGTAAAAGTTGGGAAACCTCTATAGGCAAAGATACCCTCAGTTTTCTTGTGCTTTTGGGACACCTTTACCACGGGAAGGATTTTGTAAGGTTTCTTATGCGTTTCAGAGCTTGCAAAAACCTAAACAGAAACACCCTCTCGGAGGTGGAAGAGTTTCTCTACAACCACGGTTTTCTCTCAGGGGGAAAGCCTACACCAAAGGGTTTTCTGTGTGTCAGAACCGGGATATATCCTACCTACTTGGAGGAGTTTCTCAGAAGACAGCGTTTGGATCTGGATCCCGTTATAGCTATAAGGCCTCTTCTTTATACCAAGAAGCTGGATGGTCTTTTAGATTTTGTGAAAGGAGGAGAAAGTTTCGAAGAAGACTTCCATTACGTGCTTACTCAAATAACTCCGTGTGGTGAAAGATGTTTTGAGGACAACACTCATCAGTTTTTCTTCTACGTAGAGGGTCTTACCTTCAAGTATCCCAACATAAGCCATCCACCGGGAGAGTTCTCTTATCTGGGAACAGACGCTCTGTGGCTGTTGCGACTTATGCTGGACCTTCAGAGATACGGGATGTGTGACTATGGAGAAGAAATGATACTGAGGCTTGTTCATTCTGTCAAATACGGTGTGAGACCCGAGTACTCCTCTATAGCAGGTGTAAAGGGCATAGGTCATATAAGGGCCAACCTTCTCAGAAGGTTTTTACACAGGGAGGGAATACCTGCACCTCCCCTAGGAGAAAAGGTAGAGTATCTACTCCAGTCCATAAAGGACAGAGAGAACTCTCTTTTAGAGATCTTAGTAGAGGAAAGAGGACTGGACAAGGAAAAAGCTACCAAGGAGGTGAAAAAACTCACAGAGCTTTTAGAGAGGAACAAAGAGGGTCATCTCTTTGATGACAAGATACTTATGCTGTACGCCTTTCTCCAAGAGGGTCCACGTGCCTTAAGAATGTCAAAGAGAGATATGCTAAAGTTGGTCAGAGTCTACAGAGAGTAG
- the rbfA gene encoding 30S ribosome-binding factor RbfA, with protein sequence MERRKERLRELLKQEIANLILYHLKDPRLKEVVVTRIELSPDMKDMTVYYTTLTEGEEEKIQKALEQAKGFIRHQLMKSLDIKYVPNMRFKFDKELKQMERLWEKMS encoded by the coding sequence ATGGAAAGGAGAAAAGAGCGCCTAAGAGAACTTCTCAAACAGGAGATAGCCAATCTGATCCTTTACCACCTTAAGGACCCGCGCCTCAAGGAGGTTGTCGTAACCCGTATAGAACTCTCGCCCGACATGAAGGATATGACGGTCTACTACACCACTCTAACGGAGGGGGAAGAGGAGAAGATTCAAAAGGCTCTGGAGCAGGCAAAAGGCTTCATACGCCATCAACTTATGAAAAGTCTTGACATCAAGTACGTACCCAACATGAGGTTTAAGTTTGACAAAGAACTCAAGCAGATGGAGAGGCTTTGGGAGAAAATGAGTTGA